Below is a genomic region from Listeria swaminathanii.
TTGTTTTCCACTCATCTACTTTTCCCCCTTACTTTATCTACCCCAAACTTACTTTTTTGGAGCTACTAGAAAATACCCAACATAGTGAAAATAAAACTAGAAAAACAGCAAAAAAGCGAAATTGATATAGACCAATTTCGCTTTCAAATAAAGGAATGTGTATAAGTAGATGAGAAAAAATAGCCCAATTAAAACTGTTTTATTTTTTACTCGGCATGTTGAGGTTCTGGATTTGTTGCTTTTTTATCTTTACGATGTGGAATCATATTGAAGATAATGTTTAGCGCAATAGCCGTAACACTACCAGCAACAATCCCGTTACTCGTAAATAAACGAACAAACGCTGGGAAAGCATTAAACAAATCTGGTACAACGGTAACACCCAGGCCAACACCAACCGCACAAGCAATAATTAGCAAGTTCTCTTGGGAAGTAAAATTAACTTTTCCGAGCATCTTAATGCCTTGCGCGACAACCATGCCAAACATAGCGACCATCGCACCACCAAGAACTGGTGTTGGAATAATCGTGGTCACTGCCCCAATTTTAGGAATTAAACCAAGGACGATAAGAAAACCAGCTGCCGCATAAATAACTTTACGTGTCTTAATGCCAGAAAGCTGAACAAGTCCAACGTTTTGCGAGTAAGCCGTATATGGGAATGTATTAAATACGCCACCAAGCATAATCGCAAGCCCTTCCGCCCGGTAACCGCGAGTTAAGTCTTTTTGCGATAATTTACGTTCAGTAATATCAGATAAAGCGAAATATACCCCGGTCGATTCCACCATGCTAACAAGCGCAATTAAAATCATCGTAATAATCGCCGGCCACTCAAATGTCGGTGTGCCAAAATAAAATGGTTTCGGCATATGGAACCAACTAGCTTCACTCACCGGTCCGAGCGAAATCCCTTTATAAAGCGCCGCAAAAAGCGAACCGCCAACGAGGCCAATTAAAACAGCAATCGCCTTCGAAAATCCTTGCCCAAAACGATACACTAAAATAATTAAAAATAACGTTCCAAAACCAAGGCCAAGATTATACATCGAACCGAAATCTTTCGCCCCAGCCCCGCCAGCGAGATTATTAATCGCCACTGGAATAAGTGTTAAACCAATCACTGTCACAACCGAACCAGTTACAACAGGAGGGAAAAATCGAACAACTTTGGAGAAAAATGGTGCTATTAATAATACAAAAAGTCCTGAAACAATAATCGATCCGTAAATCGCGCCAATTCCCATGTCTTGCCCAATCAAAATAATTGGTGCAATGGCTTGAACTGCACATCCAAGTACAACAGGCAAACCAATCCCAAAGAAGCGGTTAACCGTTAATTGCAGCAATGTCGCAATCCCACACATAAAAATATCAATCGAAACTAAATAAGTCATTTCTTCTCCGTTAAAACCAAGTGCCCCACCAATCAACAGTGGCACGATAACTGCGCCAGCATACATTGCTAAAACATGCTGAAATCCTAAAGCTGCAATTTTCCCTTTACCTAACATTTATTCCTATTCCTCCTCTAAAAATAAGATTTCTTCGTTTTCAAGTGAGGCAATTCGTGCTAGTGAATAAACTGGAATCCCTGTTTTATTTAATAATTCACGGCCTTGTTGGAACGATTTTTCAATCACAATCCCAATTCCCGCGACTTTTGCTCCGGCAAGCTCCGCAATTTCAAGTAAACCTAAAGCCGCTTGACCATTTGCGAGAAAATCATCAATCACTAAAATCGTGTCATCCGCCGTTAAAAATTGTTTGGAAACCGAAATATCATTCGATTCTTTTTTTGTGTACGAATAAACCGTGCTCGTATACAAATTATCCGTTAACGTCACCGATTTTTTCTTCCGAGCGAAAACAACTGGTACGGAAAGCGCAAGTCCCGCAAACACAGCCGGCGCGATACCCGACGATTCAATCGTTACAATTTTCGTAATCCCTAAATCTTGGAACCGTTTAGCAAATTCATTTCCCATCGCTTGCATTAAAACGGGATCAATTTGATGATTTAAAAATGCATCTACTTTTAAAACGTTACCTGGTAAAACTGTCCCTTTTTCTTGAATAAACTCTTCCAGTAATTTCAAAGCTATTCTCCTTTCAAAATAAAAAAAACTGCTCCTCTAAATTTAGAGAAGCAGTATAGAAGCCACCAATTTTCGGGGTGACTTCTTTATACAAACTACTCATAGTCCGGTTATTTACGGTAACCAGGTAGAAACTCGTCGCCCAATCGCAACTATTATACAAGTATTTCGGTTTTAAGTTATGTTGTTTATTATAGCTTTCTAAAGGAGCATGGTCAAGCTAATTTTTTACTTATTAAATTGGTAAACGTATGCATATCTTTTTTCTAGTAAATCTAGTAAATACGTAGGGTTCAAGCCTTCTCCTGTTGTATCTGTTAGAATTTCTAGTGGTTTCTTCGTTTTACCAAATTTATGGACATGCTCAGTTAGCCACGTTTTTAGTTCCGTATAATCATCACTTGCAATGATTGCATCGATGTTCGGAATTTCTTTTTGCATTTGATGATAGAACTGCGCTGCGTACATTAAACCTAGTGCGTATGACGGGAAGTATCCGAAATCGCCGCCAGCCCAGTGGATATCTTGAAGTACACCATTTGTATCATTATCTGGGCGAATGCCTAAGTATTCTTCGTATTTATCGCCCCACGCTTTTGGCAAATCTTTCACTTCAAGCTCGCCATTAATAAGCGCTTTTTCCAGTTCATAACGAATCATAATATGCAGCGGATAAGTTAATGTGTCCGCTTCAATTCGAATCAGCGAACTTTCGGAAATATTCACCGCACGATAAAAATCTTCCAACTTCACATTATCAAAAGCCGGTTTAGTTATCGCCTGAAAATCAGCATAATTACTTTTCCAAAACGCCAAACTAGAACCAATAATGATTTCATAAAATAAGGATTGAGATTCGTGAATTCCCATCGAAGCCCCGTTTGCAAGTGGTGTTCCTACAAGAGACGCATCAAAGTTTTGTTCATAAATCGCGTGACCACCTTCGTGAATCGTTCCAAAAACAGCCATTTTAAAATCATTTTCATTATAACGTGTCGTAATCCGAACATCACCAGTATTCAAGCCAGTCGCAAACGGATGAACGGTTTCATCTAAACGACCCGCTTCAAAATCAAAGCCCATTTTATTCAAAATGCGAATGCTAAATTCTTTTTGTTTTGCTTCGGAAATTTTTGTGTTTAGAATCGATGGATCTGGCTTCACGCCTTCGTTCGCGATTTTCTCACGGATAGCCATAATGCCATCACGTACTTTTTCAAAGACAGAATCAAGCACAGAAACCGTCACGCCAGGCTCATATTGATCAAGTAATGTGTCATATTTATTTTCTTCATAGCCCCAATACTCCACGAACTTGCGCTTCATTTCCAAAATTCTTGTTAGAAACGGTTCAAATGCCGCAAAATCATTTTGTTCACGGGCAGTTGTCCAAGCTGTTTCGGCTTGCGCAACCAGTTTCGTATATTCCGCGTATTCTTTGCTTGGGATTTTTTTATTTAAATCATATGTTTTTTGAGATTCTTCTAAAGTTTTACGAGTGATTTCGGATAGATTTTCTTTATCTTGGTTAAGTCCGGCAATAAAAGCAGCCATTTCTTCAGACGTTTGCATATTGAAAATCTCTTCGGAAAGAACGCCAATGACGTCTGAGCGGCCTTCCATTCCTTTTGACGGTGCGCCTGTACGAAGATCCCAATAAACTAATGCGAGTGCTTCTTCCAGTGCTTCCATCTTTTTAATATACGCTAAAAATTCCTCTTCTAATGTTTCTACCAAACTTAACTCCTCCATTCAATCTTCTTTTTTAGGACGTGGTTTTCTTGGACCCCAGTATTGATATAAATCTGTGCGCAAGTAACCATTATATAATTTCCGTTTTTTCGTCGCTTTTTTGCCATAAACTTCTTCAAACAGTTCATAAGAAGTAAGGACGTAGACAGACCATGTCGGCATGCGTTTGTAAACAATACCCATTTCGCGGTACAGTTGGCGCACTGCTTCCTCATCTTCTAAACGTTCCCCGTACGGCGGATTCGCAACAACAACCCCGTACTCATCTTCTGTTTGGAAATCAGCTACTTGCAGTTGTCTAAAGGTAATCAAGTCACCAAGACCCGCTTCGACAGCATTTTGTTTCGCGATTTCGATTAAACGAGCATCAATATCGCCACCGATAATATTTAGTGGTTGATCATAGTTAGCTAAATCTTCGGCTTCTTGTCTCGCATCAGCCCAAATTTGTTTCGGCATCCAGTCCCATGTTTCTGATACGAATTCACGGTTGAATCCCGGCGCGATATTTTGGCCAATTAGAGCTGCCTCAATTGGAATCGTCCCAGAACCACATACAGGATCATAAAATGGTCTATCCGGGTGCCAGCTAGTAAGTAACACAAGTGCCGCCGCCATTGTTTCTTTGATTGGCGCACTACCTTGCGCTAAACGATAACCACGCTTATGTAATCCCGCACCACTCGTATCAATCGTTAGCGTCACTTCATCTTTTAAAATAGAAACTTCTAGCTTAAATAACGCGCCTGTTTCCATCAAACGACCAGAACGACGATATTTTTCACTGACACGATTAACGATCGCTTTTTTTACAATTGCTTGGCAGTCAGGCACACTATAAAGCGTTGACTTAACTGATTTTCCAGCCACAGGAAACTGTGCATCTAGCGGCAAATAATCTTCCCAAGGTAAAGCTTTCGTCTTTTCAAACAGTTCATCAAATGTTGTTGCTTTAAAAACGCCGACAACAATCTTCACTCGGTCCGCTACACGCAGCCAAAGGTTCGCTCTAGCAATTGCGGATAAATCTCCTTCAAAATATACCTTACCGTTTTCTACTTTTGGATCATAGCCTAAACGCGCTACTTCTTTCCCAACAATTGCTTCTAAACCAGAAGCAGCAGTCGCCACCAACTGAAATGTTTTCATTGTGTCCCATCCTTTAATTAAATTTCTAATGAAAAAAAGCTGTTTTAAGAGGAGGAGATTTGTTTTAAATAGGCATTCAACCAGGTCGAACACCCACCTTAAAACTTGCGCTCCGGCCTTCTAAAACAGCCTTCAATGTTAAATTAATCCTGAAAATAACGCTCTGTAAGCCATGTTCTGTTCTTTACTACATACAGGGTAATAGTAAAGAGATAACCATCTATCTGCGCGAAAATTAATTCGCACCTCGTCCCTTGTTCTTGATTCCTCGGGAAAAGTGCCCCTACCATAAGTTTGAGTTTCTCGCTCGTGGGGTTTACCTCGTTCCACTTCCGAGCATTTCTGCCGGAACTTCGTCACTGTGGCACCTTCAAGGTTATAAGACCATATCCGAAGACTTAGGTCATTCACCTGCCGTCAAACCGGAAATCCGGAATGCCCTGGCTTATTGTTTGACCAGGCACGATCACTACGGGCATCACAGCACCGTGCGAGCATGGACTTTCCTCTGCTTTCAAAAGAAAACAGCGATTATCCGAACGTTATTCATTTATTCTTAACCTATTAATACTAGCACACCTATTCGTTATCGTCCAGCTTATTTCCAAAAACATGTTTTTCTAAGTTAGAAAGACGTTTTAGAATGTCAAAGTTGGTCGTTCCAGCTGGTTGTGCCGCTGCTTGGAAAGTTGGTGCAGGTTGTGTCGATGTTCTTAGTGGCGCGCTATCAAGTTCTTGTACAAGTCGAATATTTTCAGCTTGAAGAGCCTCGATTTCTTGCGTGAAAGTACTGTAATCTTTAATAACCATGTCTAAAAACTCATCAACATCTTCTGGACTATAACCACGAAGCCCAGTTTTAAATTCTTTTTCCAAAATTTCTTTACCTGTTAAGTGATACTCAAATTGTTCCGAAGTCATATAACTCCACCTCTATCTCTATTCTTACGTATTTTTGTTCTAATCATATACTTACCCTTATTTTTTCAAATCTCACACCATTTGTCAATCTATTCGAGTATTTTTTTGTAAAAATACTATTTACTTCTATATTAAAAGGTTTGATTCATATCCTCAACAACCTCTTGAAGCGCATAAAAATCAATGCATTCTAAAAAATAACTAGCTTGCTCTTTCGCTTGCATGGCACGATCATAAAAAAATTTCGGTGAGCCTTCTTTTTCTAAATCATACACAAGTAAGGCCCCGTCCGTATTATCGATAATAAAACCATCTCTTGCCGCAAATTGCGCCGGGCTCTCATAAGGACGTTTCGTAATAAACGCATGATAGTCGGCTTTTTCTCGTACTTCGGTTGCCCATAACTGGTTTGCTTCGTTCCAATTAGCACTTTGTTTTTCAAAAGGCTCAAGAATAGCTAGCTTAATAGGATATTCTGCTTTTAAATCGGCCACCACTTCCCCTGCCCAAAGCTCAATCCCTAACTGTCCAGAAATAATCACCCATTCTAAGCCATCCTCCACAAGCGGGACTATATGACGCTTCATCGCTTCCTTAATAAAAACCGCTTCATCCGCATCCTTTTTAAAAATTCCCAGTTCAAAATTTTTGTATCCCGTTACTGCGATGGATTTCACATCAATTCCTCTTTTCTTTTTAAGAAATCTCTCACTCTTGTTAGTGTATACTTGGTAGACTGGTAGTGGTCCAGGAAATGTTTGTAAAAAGACTTTCCATTAAATGCACTTACTGCCGTCATTTGAACATTATCACAGGCTTGTCTTAATTGCAGTTCTCCTAAATAAGGAGGACGCTCTTTGTTTACCCATGGAATAGCTAATTCTAAAAACGCATCCGCGCTCTCCTTTGCTTCATCCACGAATGGCTTCATATCTTTATAAAAATCAAACGGTTTTGCTTCTTCACGGTTACTTAAATATAGTTCCCAATTCTTTTCATTCTGAAGAAGTAATTTTTCCGTACGGGTTAAAAGTTCCATTCTATCACTCTTTCCTTCACATTTTCAGATACTTCAAGCATAGCATAGGACAGAAAATCTTGCCTAAAATTAGATTATTAGTTAAAATATGGTAAAATAGACGAAGGTACGTTCTATTTATGAGGTAGTTTCTTGCCAAAAAGAGCTATTTTGCATTTAATTCCTACTATCATTTTCATTTTTATTTGTTATAATAGATGATAGTCTAAAATTCAGAATAGAATTTTTCTGATAGAGGTGAAAAAAATGGCTATTGGTTACCCTAACGGCAAAAAGTATGCAGCGAGTCCCGAGGGTCTTCCTCCAAAAAAACGCAAAGCTCCTGTAACTTATGGTAAGCGCGGTATGTCTTTAGAAGATGACTTGAATGATACGATTGCGTATTATTTAACCCACGAAATTGCAGTCATCCACAAAAAACCTACGCCTGTCCAAATTGTCAGTGTGGACTATCCAAAAAGAAGTAGTGCCAAAATTAAGGAAGCCTACTTCAAAACACCATCCACAACAGATTATAATGGTGTCTATAAAGGAAAATATGTTGATTTTGAAGCAAAAGAAACACAAAATACAACTTCTTTTCCATTGAGTAATTTTCACGATCACCAAATGACACACATGGCAAACGTCTTAAAACAAGATGGTATTGTCTTTGTCATTATTGCATTCCAAAAACTCGGAGAAACTCATTTTATTCCCTTTGAGAAATTTTATCCGTTTTGGGAACGCATGTTGAGTGGTGGTAGAAAATCAGTCACTATAGCAGAAATACAAGATGTATCAGACCAAATTCCTTATGGTCTAAATCCAAGGCTTGACTTCTTGCAATCAATAGATAAATTATACTTCTAGTCAAACCTTTTTTAAAGGAGAGAGATTTTTAATGGCAGATAAACCGCAGACAAGATCTCAGTATCGCAAAAAACCAAATGGTAATTCTAAAAAGAAACCCCAAAAACGAGGAAAACGTGTTGTAACGAATATTTTCAAAACGATTTTCTTTGTGGGCTTATTTTTAACTTTCTTTGGTATTGCGGCTGGTGCAACTGTTTTTTACGATTATGCAAAGGACGCACCTAAACTGACCGACTCCAAACTGCGCGATCCACTTTCATCCAAGCTACTTGATAAGGATGGTAAAGTTTTCGCAGAAGTTGGAACCGAACGGCGGGAATATATTGAATACAAAGATATACCTGAAACTCTAAAAAATGCAATTCTAACAACAGAAGATGCGCGTTTTTATGAACATGATGGCATTGACCCTATTCGACTTGGTGGAGCAGTAATCGCCAATGTTACAGATGGTTTTGGTGCAGAAGGCGCAAGTACCCTTTCCCAACAAATCATCAAGATGTCTTACTTAGACTACACAAACAAAACACTTGCTAGAAAAGCACAAGAAGCATGGTTAGCCCTTCAATTAGAAGAAAAATATAGCAAAAATGATATTCTCGAAATTTATGTGAATAAAGTCTATATGTCTGACCGTGTCCATGGTATGCAAACAGCTGCCGAACATTATTTCGGTAAAAATGTGAAAGACCTTACGTTAGCTGAAACAGCGCTACTTGCTGGTATGCCACAAAGCCCGAACAACTACAACCCTTACGACCATCCAGAAGCAGCTAAAAAACGTCGTGATCAAGTATTAACGAATATGTATACACATGATAAAATCACGAAAGACGAAATGACAGCTGCACAAAAATCACCAATTTCAACTGGACTTCGCTCGAAAAAAGATCGTGAAGATAAAATTTACAAATACGATTCTTACGTAACACAAGTTTTAAGCGAAATTCCAAAAGAATATGATGTTTATCGTGATGGGTTAACTATTTACACAGCACTTGACCGTGATGCCCAAGAGTACACGGAAAAAATGCTTAATACAAACGAAATTGTTAACTTCACTGATGATGAAATGCAAGCTGGTATTGTTCTTCAAGATACAAAAACCGGCCGTGTTCAAGCAATCGGTGGCGGACGTAATCAAAAAGTAACACGTGGCTACAACTACGCAACACAAGTAAAACGTTCAGTTGGGTCAACGATGAAACCGATTGCCGATTATGGTCCTGCTTTTGAATATTTAGATTGGTCCACTGCCCATATTTTAGAGGATGAACCATATACGTATTCTGGTGGAACTCCTATTAATAACTGGGATTTCGGTTATAAAGGACCAATTTCAGTAAGACAAGCGCTTTATCAATCAAGAAATATTCCAGCCCTAAAAACACTTCAAGCTGTTGGATTAGATAAATCCGAGCAATTTGTTAATAAGTTGGGTATTACTTATGATAAAGGCCAAAACGTAGAATCTAATGCAATCGGAGCAAACAGTTCCAACCCAATGCAAATGGCTGGTGCCTATGCTGCTTTCGGTAACAAAGGAATTTACAATACACCACATACCGTTACAAAAATTGTTTTATCGGATGGACAAACAGAAATTGACACAGAGCCGAAAAGTACTGTTGCAATGAAAGAATCAACAGCTTATATGGTTTCCGATGTGCTTAAAGACGTTCTTACTATCGGAACAGGTACATCAGCAGCCGTACCAGGTGTTCCTGCTGCTGGTAAAACAGGTACAACAAATATCCCACCTGAATTCACTTCGAAGTACTACTATCCTAGTGGTGCTGCTCGTGACTCATGGTTTGCTGGATATACAACGAATTATTCGATCGCCGTATGGACTGGTTATGATGATAAGCAAAAATATGTATCTGCGAGCGAACAAAAAATTGCCCAACGCATGTTTAGTAAGTTAATGGCTCATGCCTCTGCTGGTAAAACTACCTCAGACTTCAAAATGCCAAGCAATGTTGTTTCCGTTCCAATCCTAAAAGGTAGTAACCCAATCGCCCGCGCTGCAGAAGGCACAGCGAGCGACTTAGTAAGCTACGAGTTGTTCTTATCCGGAACTGCTCCAACGAAAACAGCTTCTACTCCAGAAGACGAGAAGAAGAAAAAAGAAGAAGAAGCTAAGAAAAAAGCGGAAGAAGAGAAAAAGAAAACCGAGGAAGAGAAGAAGAAAGAAGAAGAAGCTAAGAAAAAAGCAGAGGAAGAGAAAAAGGCTGAAGAAGCCAAAAATCTTACTGCCCCTGCCGGCTTGAGGGCAAGCTATAATGCTACCTCTAAGCAAATCAATGTTTCTTGGTCAGCAGTAACTGGCGCAACCTATGAAGTAACTGTCAATGGTTCAACAACTACTGTATCTTCTACCTCCGTTTCTGTAAGTGGTGGCAATCCAGGTGACACAGTTTCCATTAATGTCGTCGCCGTAAAAGATGGCAAGAAAAGCCCCGCCGCCTCGACTAGCGTCCAAATTCCAGATAGTTAATAGTAAAAGAGCGGAAGATGAGTCAAATCATCTTCCGCTCTTTTTATTATCTTTTCGCAATCAGTTTACGTTGTTCTAACATTAATTCATTTAATTGCCGGAAACCTAAAAATGTATTTCCTCGTTTTAACACATACTCTAATCGTTCCTCTAAATTGAGTGGTTTAGTTTCTAGTGTTTTCACTTGTTCCATCAAATTATCTAGTTGCACCGGTCGATGATTGCTCCAGAATAAAATAGATAAAAAAATACCCAGCGCATCTCTGACAGTTACAGGAGATGGCTTTTGATGCACTTTTAAATCTGCTTCCATACTTTCTGCCAAATTGGTCATATGTTTCGCCAATTTCCGACACGCCCGCTCTGTTTCATTTTTCCACGGAAGCACTCCCCCACCTTTTGTAAAAAACTGCTGTTCTTGCCAAAAAGGTAAGCCGCTTACGTAAATCGATTCGGGATCGTATTCTTCTAAAATAACATCTGGAGCAGGAAAATCCGGATGCGTCAATTCCACTGCATACTTAAATTCAGCCATCAAATCCCCTCACTTTCGCTTGTTTTTTACCTTCTCTACACAAATAAAGTAAAGGGCATGTAGGACATTCTGGGTTTCTTGCTTTACAATGATATCTCCCAAAGAAAATCATGTAGTGATGCGCATCTGACCAGAGCTCTTCTGGTAGTTTTCGTTTCAACGTTTCTTCTACTTCAACGACAGAGTCTTTCCATCTACAAATTCCCAGCCGTTTACTAATACGTTCCACATGCGTATCTACAGCAATCGCTGGAACACCAAAACCAACCGACAAAACAACATTGGCCGTTTTTCTGCCAACACCAGGAAGGCTCTCTAGTTCTGCATGTGTCCTTGGTACTTCACCGTTAAATTCTGTTAAAATTTTCTCAGATAGACCTTGGATATTTTTGGCTTTGTTTCGATATAAACCAATGGAACGAATATCATCCATTAACTCTTCTAGTGGAACAGCTAAATAGTCTTCGGGAGAATGGTATTTTTCAAAAAGAGAGGCAGTTACACGATTTACTAAAACATCTGTACACTGCGCGGATAACACAACAGCCACCAGCAATTCAAACGTATTTTTATGAATGAGTTCACAGTGTGCTGCCGGGAACATTTTTGCCATTTCTTCTATGCATAATACAGTTTGTTTATTTGATAACAATTTGTCTACGTCACCCTTTTCTTTTTTCAAGCCAGTCGTATAACGGAATCGAGCCTGCGCTTTTTTTTACTTCACTTTGATTAATCGTTTGGCTTGTGCGGCCATTTTGATGAAATTCTTCGGCTACTCGCTTGGCATCTTCAATTGTTTTAACGCCTTGTTTTGACCAGTTAAGAAGAATACGATCAATATATCGGAAATTTAATTTTTGAGAAATAACAGCTTCTTTTAGTGCTTCTTTAATTAAATCTGGGCTGGTTCGATCTTGCTCTACCCATGCGGATAACATTTCTGCTTCCATTGGAGAAAGAGGTCTGCCGAATTCTGCTTCAAATAGACTATATAAATTAGTTTGTTTCTCTATTTGCTTTTCTTGTCTAGAATCTGCTTCTTGGTTCTCGTACAAAGCGACTAATTTACCCCAAAGTGGCGCTAAATTATATTGTTCTGAAATCATTCGCGAATTATCTTGGCTTTGTTCGATGGCAATCATTCCTTTTTTGAGGAGCGAATCCATCGTTTTAATGGTTTCCTCGAGCGAAAGTGTGGTTCTCGTTGTTAACATTTCCATTGAAGGGAAAAATTCTGCTTCTGCTGCAAAGGATTGTATTTGAAGTAAAAGTACCAGTTCTATTTCGTTTAAGCCGATGGTTGGATAGTTTTTCACTAGTACTTGAGGCAATGTTACTTGCCCTTCTGCCATCCATTTTTCAAGAATTTTTGGATTCATTTTAAACACCTCACTACAAAATTATAACATGGTTTTCGAGGGAAAAATATAAAAGTGCGGATAAAATCATGAAATCAACTGGAAAAGATTATTTTCAACGTAAAAAACGACACAAAAAAAGTGAAGCCAGTAATCGGCCTCACTTTTATTTCTTATGGGTATAAACGATTTAGTAAACGTGGGAATGGAATGGTTTCGCGAACATGTTCTGTTCCGGAAATCCAAGCAACTGTACGTTCTAAGCCAAGCCCAAAACCGGAATGCGGCACAGAACCGTAACGAGCTAAATCAAGGTACCAGCTGTATGCTTCTTGGTCTAAGTCGAAATCTTCCATTCTAGCTTGAAGTGTTTCTAAGTCATGAATACGTTCGGATCCACCGATAATTTCTCCGTAACCTTCTGGAGCAATCATATCTGCACATAAAACAACTTGATCGTTTTCTGGATCTTCTGGCATATAAAATGGTTTAATTGCTTTTGGATAATGTGTAATGAAAACTGGTTTTTCGAAGCTGTCCGCAATCGCTGTTTCATGCGGTGCCCCAAAATCGTCTCCCCAAACAATATCATCAAAGCCTAACTCGTGTAAACGTTCGATTGCTTCTGTATACGTAATACGTGGGAAAGGTGCAACCATTTTTTCTAAATGACTAACATCACGTCCAAGGCGATCTAGTTCTAAGCGACAGTTATCAAGTACTGCTTTTACTAAGAAAGCCACATAGTTTTCTTGTACTTGTAAGCTATCTTCTAATTTGTAAAACGCCATTTCTGGTTCAATCATCCAGAACTCAATTAAGTGACGGCGTGTTTTTGATTTTTCAGCACGGAAAGTTGGGCCGAATGAGAATACTTTTCCGAAAGCCATTGCTGCAGCTTCCATGTATAATTGACCACTTTGAGAAAGGAACGCATCTTCTTCAAAATATTTCGTATGGAAAAGTTCAGTTGTTCCTTCTGGTGCACTACCAGTCAAGATTGGCGGATCGATTTTTAAGAATCCTTCTTGATTGAAAAACTCATAGCTAGCGCGGATAATTTCATTACGAATTTTCATAATCGCGTGTTGG
It encodes:
- a CDS encoding YppE family protein — translated: MELLTRTEKLLLQNEKNWELYLSNREEAKPFDFYKDMKPFVDEAKESADAFLELAIPWVNKERPPYLGELQLRQACDNVQMTAVSAFNGKSFYKHFLDHYQSTKYTLTRVRDFLKRKEELM
- the recU gene encoding Holliday junction resolvase RecU; protein product: MAIGYPNGKKYAASPEGLPPKKRKAPVTYGKRGMSLEDDLNDTIAYYLTHEIAVIHKKPTPVQIVSVDYPKRSSAKIKEAYFKTPSTTDYNGVYKGKYVDFEAKETQNTTSFPLSNFHDHQMTHMANVLKQDGIVFVIIAFQKLGETHFIPFEKFYPFWERMLSGGRKSVTIAEIQDVSDQIPYGLNPRLDFLQSIDKLYF
- the gpsB gene encoding cell division regulator GpsB, producing the protein MTSEQFEYHLTGKEILEKEFKTGLRGYSPEDVDEFLDMVIKDYSTFTQEIEALQAENIRLVQELDSAPLRTSTQPAPTFQAAAQPAGTTNFDILKRLSNLEKHVFGNKLDDNE
- a CDS encoding DUF1273 domain-containing protein; its protein translation is MKSIAVTGYKNFELGIFKKDADEAVFIKEAMKRHIVPLVEDGLEWVIISGQLGIELWAGEVVADLKAEYPIKLAILEPFEKQSANWNEANQLWATEVREKADYHAFITKRPYESPAQFAARDGFIIDNTDGALLVYDLEKEGSPKFFYDRAMQAKEQASYFLECIDFYALQEVVEDMNQTF
- a CDS encoding THUMP domain-containing class I SAM-dependent RNA methyltransferase, giving the protein MKTFQLVATAASGLEAIVGKEVARLGYDPKVENGKVYFEGDLSAIARANLWLRVADRVKIVVGVFKATTFDELFEKTKALPWEDYLPLDAQFPVAGKSVKSTLYSVPDCQAIVKKAIVNRVSEKYRRSGRLMETGALFKLEVSILKDEVTLTIDTSGAGLHKRGYRLAQGSAPIKETMAAALVLLTSWHPDRPFYDPVCGSGTIPIEAALIGQNIAPGFNREFVSETWDWMPKQIWADARQEAEDLANYDQPLNIIGGDIDARLIEIAKQNAVEAGLGDLITFRQLQVADFQTEDEYGVVVANPPYGERLEDEEAVRQLYREMGIVYKRMPTWSVYVLTSYELFEEVYGKKATKKRKLYNGYLRTDLYQYWGPRKPRPKKED
- a CDS encoding nucleobase:cation symporter-2 family protein, giving the protein MLGKGKIAALGFQHVLAMYAGAVIVPLLIGGALGFNGEEMTYLVSIDIFMCGIATLLQLTVNRFFGIGLPVVLGCAVQAIAPIILIGQDMGIGAIYGSIIVSGLFVLLIAPFFSKVVRFFPPVVTGSVVTVIGLTLIPVAINNLAGGAGAKDFGSMYNLGLGFGTLFLIILVYRFGQGFSKAIAVLIGLVGGSLFAALYKGISLGPVSEASWFHMPKPFYFGTPTFEWPAIITMILIALVSMVESTGVYFALSDITERKLSQKDLTRGYRAEGLAIMLGGVFNTFPYTAYSQNVGLVQLSGIKTRKVIYAAAGFLIVLGLIPKIGAVTTIIPTPVLGGAMVAMFGMVVAQGIKMLGKVNFTSQENLLIIACAVGVGLGVTVVPDLFNAFPAFVRLFTSNGIVAGSVTAIALNIIFNMIPHRKDKKATNPEPQHAE
- a CDS encoding carboxypeptidase M32, with translation MVETLEEEFLAYIKKMEALEEALALVYWDLRTGAPSKGMEGRSDVIGVLSEEIFNMQTSEEMAAFIAGLNQDKENLSEITRKTLEESQKTYDLNKKIPSKEYAEYTKLVAQAETAWTTAREQNDFAAFEPFLTRILEMKRKFVEYWGYEENKYDTLLDQYEPGVTVSVLDSVFEKVRDGIMAIREKIANEGVKPDPSILNTKISEAKQKEFSIRILNKMGFDFEAGRLDETVHPFATGLNTGDVRITTRYNENDFKMAVFGTIHEGGHAIYEQNFDASLVGTPLANGASMGIHESQSLFYEIIIGSSLAFWKSNYADFQAITKPAFDNVKLEDFYRAVNISESSLIRIEADTLTYPLHIMIRYELEKALINGELEVKDLPKAWGDKYEEYLGIRPDNDTNGVLQDIHWAGGDFGYFPSYALGLMYAAQFYHQMQKEIPNIDAIIASDDYTELKTWLTEHVHKFGKTKKPLEILTDTTGEGLNPTYLLDLLEKRYAYVYQFNK
- a CDS encoding xanthine phosphoribosyltransferase; its protein translation is MKLLEEFIQEKGTVLPGNVLKVDAFLNHQIDPVLMQAMGNEFAKRFQDLGITKIVTIESSGIAPAVFAGLALSVPVVFARKKKSVTLTDNLYTSTVYSYTKKESNDISVSKQFLTADDTILVIDDFLANGQAALGLLEIAELAGAKVAGIGIVIEKSFQQGRELLNKTGIPVYSLARIASLENEEILFLEEE